Proteins encoded within one genomic window of Bradyrhizobium sp. CB1717:
- a CDS encoding GrlR family regulatory protein produces MSAGEGSEAGEGASVVNGLYVFDIEMRDGKRGQARGVVVLCDGRIMGGDSYFYYTGSYTFRNGKWRGDMIVNQHTEAVGRTLAFGGREVTCGFSGDYFPGGAEVEGMALVGKTSVTFTARLTLKDAM; encoded by the coding sequence ATGTCGGCCGGTGAAGGCTCGGAAGCGGGTGAAGGGGCCAGCGTCGTCAACGGCCTCTACGTCTTCGACATCGAAATGCGCGACGGCAAGCGCGGGCAGGCGAGAGGCGTGGTCGTGCTCTGCGACGGCCGCATCATGGGCGGCGACAGCTATTTCTATTACACCGGCAGCTACACCTTCCGGAACGGCAAGTGGCGCGGTGACATGATCGTCAATCAGCACACCGAGGCGGTCGGCCGGACGCTCGCCTTCGGAGGCCGGGAGGTCACCTGCGGCTTTTCCGGCGACTATTTCCCCGGCGGCGCCGAAGTCGAGGGAATGGCGCTGGTCGGCAAGACCAGCGTGACGTTCACGGCGCGGCTGACGCTGAAGGATGCGATGTGA
- the glk gene encoding glucokinase yields MGIGKTGQILLADIGGTNARFALSQRDGDESGPIDYVKVADFPTVREAIVDVLARKSGGEPPRRAVLAVAGPVTNNRCVMTNSPWVIDGNELQPALGFDSVHVLNDFEVVAWSLPALQPADLIPLGGQDGLPGEPLLVVGPGTGFGVSCLVERHGARLAVVTEAGHATLPAENEREERVIACLRRRLGHVSIERGALSGSGLQSLYEALAEVDGAQVPQRDAAAITKAALDGSCAHSRATLEMFCATLGSVAGNLAVTFGARGGVYIAGGIAPRFPEFLAASAFRARFEAKGRFQDYLRNIPTRLVTRPDASFLGLKMFADHNPD; encoded by the coding sequence ATGGGCATCGGCAAGACAGGACAAATTCTTCTCGCCGATATCGGCGGCACCAATGCGCGCTTTGCGCTGAGCCAGCGCGATGGCGACGAGAGCGGGCCGATCGACTATGTGAAGGTCGCCGACTTCCCGACCGTCCGGGAAGCCATCGTCGATGTGCTGGCACGCAAGTCTGGCGGCGAGCCGCCGCGACGGGCCGTGCTGGCCGTGGCGGGCCCGGTCACCAACAACCGCTGCGTCATGACCAACAGCCCCTGGGTCATCGACGGCAACGAGCTCCAGCCGGCGCTCGGCTTCGACAGCGTCCACGTGCTCAACGATTTCGAGGTTGTGGCCTGGTCCCTGCCCGCCCTGCAGCCGGCCGATCTGATCCCGCTCGGCGGACAGGACGGCTTGCCTGGAGAGCCGCTGCTGGTGGTCGGGCCAGGAACCGGATTTGGCGTCTCCTGCCTGGTCGAACGCCATGGAGCGCGCCTGGCCGTCGTCACCGAAGCCGGACATGCGACGCTGCCGGCAGAGAACGAGCGCGAGGAACGCGTGATCGCGTGCTTGCGTCGGCGCCTCGGCCATGTCTCGATCGAGCGCGGCGCGCTGTCCGGCTCGGGCTTGCAAAGCCTTTACGAAGCTCTCGCGGAGGTCGACGGCGCCCAGGTGCCGCAGCGCGATGCCGCTGCCATCACCAAGGCGGCCCTGGACGGCAGTTGTGCACACAGCCGCGCGACGCTGGAGATGTTTTGCGCCACCCTCGGCTCGGTCGCCGGCAATCTCGCGGTGACCTTCGGCGCCCGCGGCGGCGTCTATATCGCCGGCGGGATCGCCCCGCGCTTTCCCGAGTTCCTAGCCGCCTCGGCGTTCCGTGCGCGTTTCGAGGCCAAGGGACGCTTCCAGGATTACTTGCGCAACATTCCGACCCGGCTGGTCACCAGACCCGATGCGAGCTTCCTCGGCCTGAAGATGTTCGCCGACCACAATCCGGATTGA
- a CDS encoding ABC transporter ATP-binding protein has translation MSPLVSIAGLNVAFNGVPVLRGVDLALGKGEALGLVGESGSGKSVTWLAALGLLPRHAKISGSVQLDGRELLGAPAAELDRVRGGRVAMIFQDPASALNPVLTIRKQLCEALALHRDLQGGTVKAEAKRLLDLVGIPDAARRLSAYPHEFSGGQVQRIMIAMALAGNPDLLIADEPTTALDATIQAQILELLSSIRREMSMAMVLISHDLGVVAENCDRVAVMYAGRIVEQAPSNQLFADPVHPYAQGLIGALPPLDGPRRRLTAIPGTVPDPAHMPTGCAFAPRCTLATHPCGLAAPTLAPIANDRTVACIRAEASRRALLGIAAE, from the coding sequence GTGTCGCCGCTGGTCAGCATCGCAGGCTTGAACGTCGCTTTCAACGGCGTGCCGGTGCTGCGCGGCGTCGATCTCGCTCTCGGCAAGGGCGAGGCCCTCGGCCTCGTCGGCGAGTCCGGCTCCGGCAAGTCGGTGACCTGGCTCGCCGCACTCGGCCTGCTGCCGCGGCACGCGAAGATTTCGGGCTCAGTGCAGCTCGACGGACGTGAACTGCTGGGCGCGCCGGCCGCCGAGCTCGACCGCGTCAGGGGCGGGCGGGTTGCCATGATCTTCCAGGATCCGGCGAGCGCGCTCAACCCGGTGCTGACCATCCGCAAGCAGCTCTGCGAGGCGCTGGCACTGCATCGCGATCTCCAGGGCGGGACCGTGAAGGCCGAAGCGAAGCGGCTGCTCGATCTCGTCGGCATCCCCGATGCGGCGCGGCGGCTGTCGGCCTATCCGCACGAATTCTCCGGCGGCCAGGTCCAGCGCATCATGATCGCGATGGCGCTTGCGGGAAATCCGGACCTCCTGATCGCGGACGAGCCGACCACCGCGCTCGATGCCACCATCCAGGCGCAGATCTTGGAGCTGCTCTCCAGCATCCGCCGCGAGATGAGCATGGCGATGGTGCTGATCAGCCACGATCTCGGCGTCGTCGCCGAGAATTGCGACCGCGTCGCGGTGATGTATGCCGGCCGCATCGTCGAGCAGGCGCCCAGCAACCAGCTCTTCGCCGATCCCGTCCACCCTTACGCGCAGGGCCTGATCGGCGCGCTGCCGCCGCTCGACGGACCGCGCCGCCGTCTCACCGCCATTCCCGGCACCGTGCCCGATCCCGCGCACATGCCGACCGGTTGTGCCTTTGCGCCGCGCTGTACGCTGGCGACCCATCCGTGCGGTCTTGCGGCACCAACCCTCGCACCCATTGCCAATGACCGCACCGTCGCCTGCATCCGCGCCGAGGCCTCGCGCCGCGCACTGCTCGGGATCGCCGCCGAATGA
- the pncA gene encoding bifunctional nicotinamidase/pyrazinamidase: MKISDRDVLLVIDVQNDFCTGGALAVPGGEKVVPAVNRIAQKFTNVVLTQDWHPADHVSFAPNHAGRQPFQTIELDYGTQVLWPSHCVQGTAGAEFHRELDVTRASLVVRKGFRRSIDSYSALFENDHRTPTGLLGYLRERELKTVFVAGLALDFCVRFSAEDARKAGFEVAVIEDACRGIDLDGSVAAAHRSFGELGISVISFEAFL; encoded by the coding sequence ATGAAGATTTCTGACCGCGACGTGCTGCTGGTGATCGACGTGCAGAACGACTTCTGCACCGGCGGGGCGCTGGCCGTGCCCGGCGGCGAGAAAGTCGTGCCCGCCGTCAATCGCATCGCCCAAAAATTCACCAATGTGGTGCTGACCCAGGACTGGCATCCGGCTGATCACGTCTCCTTCGCGCCAAACCACGCGGGCAGGCAGCCGTTCCAGACCATCGAGCTGGACTATGGCACCCAGGTGCTCTGGCCGTCGCATTGCGTGCAGGGCACCGCCGGCGCCGAATTCCACCGCGAGCTGGATGTCACCAGAGCGAGCCTGGTGGTGCGCAAGGGCTTTCGCCGCAGTATCGATTCCTATTCGGCGCTGTTCGAGAACGACCACAGGACGCCGACGGGCCTGCTCGGCTATTTGCGCGAGCGCGAGCTGAAGACCGTTTTCGTTGCGGGTTTAGCCCTGGATTTCTGTGTCCGTTTTTCGGCGGAGGATGCCCGCAAGGCCGGGTTCGAGGTCGCGGTGATCGAGGATGCCTGCCGCGGCATCGACCTCGACGGCTCCGTGGCGGCGGCCCATCGGAGTTTTGGCGAGCTCGGCATTTCCGTCATCAGCTTCGAGGCGTTCCTGTGA
- a CDS encoding ABC transporter ATP-binding protein: protein MSAPLVEVRAISRSYSMRSGMFGRATAVHAVDGVSLTIPKGETLGLVGESGSGKSTTGRIVLGLEPPDRGEVRFGGKPMAAPGTAVWRAQRARMQMIFQDPLGALDRRLPVATQIREPLDIHGLGTPAEREERVRELLRAVELMPAHGTRYPGALSGGQRQRIVLARALATKPDFLVCDEPVSALDVSIQAQVVNLLCDLQAQLSLTLLFISHDLRVVRQISNVVAVMYLGRIVEVGSADDLFARPEHPYTQALVSASPAPGRRSAGRIVLSGDPPNPAARPQGCAFHPRCPHAVARCASEVPALSAVGSDRQVACHLVTGAQTRDAA from the coding sequence ATGAGCGCGCCGCTCGTCGAGGTCCGCGCGATCTCCCGCAGCTACAGCATGCGCTCCGGAATGTTCGGCCGAGCCACGGCCGTGCATGCCGTCGACGGCGTGTCGCTCACGATTCCCAAAGGTGAGACGCTGGGCCTCGTCGGCGAGTCCGGTTCGGGCAAATCCACCACCGGCCGCATCGTGCTCGGCCTCGAGCCCCCGGATCGCGGCGAGGTGCGGTTCGGCGGCAAGCCGATGGCCGCGCCGGGAACGGCTGTGTGGCGCGCGCAGCGGGCACGGATGCAGATGATCTTCCAGGATCCGCTGGGGGCGCTGGACCGGCGCCTTCCGGTCGCCACACAGATCCGCGAGCCGCTCGACATCCACGGCCTCGGCACGCCCGCCGAGCGCGAGGAGCGTGTGCGCGAATTGCTGCGCGCAGTCGAGCTGATGCCGGCGCACGGCACCCGCTATCCGGGCGCGCTCTCGGGCGGACAGCGCCAGCGCATCGTGCTGGCACGGGCGCTGGCGACGAAGCCGGATTTCCTGGTCTGCGACGAGCCGGTCAGCGCGCTCGACGTCTCGATCCAGGCGCAGGTGGTGAACCTGCTTTGCGATCTCCAGGCGCAGTTGTCGCTGACTTTGCTGTTCATCAGCCACGATCTGCGCGTTGTCCGGCAGATCAGTAACGTTGTCGCGGTGATGTATCTCGGCCGCATCGTCGAGGTCGGTAGCGCCGACGACCTGTTCGCGCGACCGGAGCATCCCTACACACAGGCGCTGGTCTCGGCGTCGCCTGCGCCCGGCCGCCGCAGCGCCGGCCGCATCGTGCTGTCGGGCGATCCGCCGAACCCGGCGGCGCGTCCGCAAGGCTGCGCCTTCCATCCGCGCTGCCCACACGCCGTCGCGCGCTGTGCGAGCGAGGTGCCGGCGCTCTCGGCCGTCGGCAGTGACAGACAGGTCGCCTGCCATCTCGTCACCGGCGCTCAAACGCGGGACGCGGCGTGA
- a CDS encoding alpha/beta fold hydrolase, with amino-acid sequence MAQKTGKQPGGPDHIPDDPLLWPFAAARLAMDACFWWMERGPAEPADTSLPWTTPSRVALELATMRLRDCTTDRSGQSALVCAPYALHRALIADFAPGHSVVQSLQNGGIDRVYLTDWRSATSDMRYLSIDSYLSDLNVAIDEIGAPVDLVGLCQGGWLSLLYAARFPAKVRRLVLAGAPVDLSIDSAMSRLARNAPGMVYDQLVARGGGNVSGEEMLRFWSKTPSREDIATALQRELSDEEGAALLARFDQWNVEPLDLPGTYYLEIVNWIFRENRIAGGDFVALGRKVRLKDVKAPIFLLAGLDDEVVPATQALATAQLVGTPPAFIAAASEPSNHLGLFMGARTHAHAWPRIAEWLRNDLSGVLARSA; translated from the coding sequence GTGGCGCAGAAGACAGGCAAACAGCCGGGAGGACCGGATCACATCCCCGACGACCCGCTGCTGTGGCCGTTTGCAGCGGCGCGGCTCGCTATGGATGCCTGCTTCTGGTGGATGGAGCGCGGGCCGGCCGAGCCGGCCGACACCAGCCTGCCGTGGACGACGCCGAGCAGGGTCGCGCTGGAGCTTGCGACCATGCGCCTGCGCGATTGCACGACGGACCGGTCCGGCCAGTCGGCGCTGGTCTGCGCGCCCTATGCCTTGCATCGCGCCCTGATTGCGGACTTCGCGCCCGGGCACAGCGTGGTGCAGTCGCTGCAAAATGGCGGCATCGATCGGGTCTATCTCACCGACTGGCGGTCGGCGACGTCAGATATGCGCTATCTCTCGATCGACAGCTATCTTTCGGATCTCAACGTCGCCATCGACGAGATCGGTGCGCCGGTCGATCTCGTCGGGCTGTGCCAGGGTGGCTGGCTGTCGCTGCTCTATGCGGCGCGCTTTCCCGCCAAGGTGCGGCGGCTGGTCCTGGCGGGCGCCCCGGTCGACCTGTCGATCGACTCGGCAATGTCGCGGCTCGCCCGCAACGCGCCCGGTATGGTCTACGACCAGCTCGTCGCGCGTGGCGGTGGCAATGTCAGCGGCGAGGAGATGCTGCGCTTCTGGTCGAAAACGCCAAGTCGCGAGGATATCGCAACCGCTTTGCAGAGGGAGCTCTCGGACGAGGAAGGCGCGGCACTGCTCGCGCGCTTCGACCAATGGAATGTGGAGCCTCTCGATCTGCCCGGTACTTATTATCTGGAGATCGTCAACTGGATCTTCCGGGAGAACCGCATCGCCGGCGGCGACTTCGTCGCGCTTGGCCGAAAGGTTCGTCTCAAGGACGTCAAGGCGCCGATCTTCCTGCTGGCCGGGCTCGACGACGAGGTGGTGCCGGCGACGCAGGCGCTCGCCACGGCCCAGCTTGTCGGTACGCCGCCCGCCTTCATCGCGGCGGCGTCCGAGCCGAGCAACCATCTCGGCCTGTTCATGGGTGCGCGGACCCACGCGCATGCCTGGCCCCGGATCGCGGAGTGGCTGCGGAACGATCTGTCCGGCGTGCTCGCCCGCAGCGCCTGA
- a CDS encoding response regulator, protein MADGLSVFLVEDEALIRMMMADMVVELGHHVVAEADNVRDASAFAMTAQYDFAILDINLKGLYVDPVADLIERRGKPFLFATGYGPELLPSLLRRRPILRKPISIDQLKAMIDSLFPEATTPA, encoded by the coding sequence ATGGCGGACGGACTCTCCGTTTTCCTGGTCGAAGACGAGGCGTTGATCCGGATGATGATGGCGGACATGGTGGTTGAGCTCGGCCACCACGTCGTCGCGGAAGCGGACAATGTCCGCGACGCGAGCGCCTTTGCGATGACCGCGCAATACGATTTCGCCATCCTCGACATCAATCTCAAAGGTCTTTACGTCGATCCCGTCGCCGACCTGATCGAGCGCCGCGGCAAGCCGTTCCTGTTCGCCACCGGCTACGGGCCCGAATTGCTGCCGTCCTTGCTCCGGCGCAGGCCGATCCTGCGCAAGCCGATTTCCATCGATCAGCTCAAGGCGATGATCGATTCGTTGTTTCCGGAAGCCACAACACCGGCCTGA
- a CDS encoding ABC transporter substrate-binding protein has translation MSKFTRRTILKSGGAAASTLLLPRFAIGQADNRPSVTIAVQKVTNSNVLDVLREQSNVGERVFFSSIWEGLISKNWRGSLEAVPGLATEWRRIDDQTVEVKLRQGVKFHNGDELTAEDVVFTFSRQRMFGETEAKSRSTIQAFEKIPTPRPGKELPPDVPAVARRIWPDLVRVDAVDKYTVRFYNATPDVTIEGRLSRYGSDIANRRAWEESASYLDWARKPITTGPYKVVELKPDVSLTLEAHDEYWGGRPPLKRIRFLEVPEVASRINGLLSGEYQFACDIPPDQIAGIEKNAAFEVQGGTILNHRLTVFDKNHAVLANPLVRRAFTHAIDRQAIVDSLWAGRTRVPKGLQWEFYGDMFNADWSVPAYDPKLAQDLLKQANYKGDPIPYRLLNNYYTNQVATAQILVEMWKSVGLNVQIETKENWSQIMERAPTRAVRDWSNSAAFNDPVSSLVAQHGPNGQQQQIGEWTNAELNTLSEFLETSTDRAARKKAFRRMLEIAEREDPAYTVLHQNATFTAKPKSIKWKASPAFAMDFRAGNFEA, from the coding sequence ATGAGCAAGTTCACCCGTCGCACCATCCTGAAGTCCGGCGGCGCTGCCGCGAGCACGCTTCTCCTGCCGCGCTTTGCGATCGGTCAGGCCGACAACCGTCCGTCGGTGACGATCGCCGTGCAGAAGGTGACCAATTCGAACGTGCTCGACGTGCTGCGCGAGCAGTCCAATGTCGGCGAGCGCGTGTTCTTCTCCTCGATCTGGGAGGGCCTGATCTCCAAGAACTGGCGCGGCAGCCTAGAGGCCGTGCCGGGCCTCGCCACCGAGTGGCGCCGCATCGACGACCAGACCGTCGAGGTGAAGCTGCGCCAGGGCGTCAAGTTCCACAACGGCGACGAGCTGACGGCGGAAGACGTCGTCTTCACCTTCAGCCGCCAGCGCATGTTCGGCGAGACCGAGGCCAAGAGCCGCTCCACCATCCAGGCCTTCGAGAAGATCCCGACGCCACGGCCGGGCAAGGAGTTGCCGCCGGACGTGCCGGCCGTCGCGCGCCGCATCTGGCCGGACCTCGTGCGCGTCGATGCGGTCGACAAGTACACGGTGCGCTTCTACAACGCGACGCCTGATGTCACCATCGAAGGCCGGCTGTCGCGCTACGGCTCCGACATTGCAAACCGCCGGGCCTGGGAAGAGTCTGCGAGCTATCTCGACTGGGCGCGCAAGCCGATCACGACCGGACCCTACAAGGTGGTCGAGCTCAAGCCCGACGTGTCGCTGACGCTGGAAGCACACGACGAATATTGGGGCGGCCGCCCGCCGCTCAAGCGCATCCGCTTCCTCGAAGTCCCTGAAGTCGCGAGCCGCATCAACGGGCTGCTCTCGGGCGAATACCAGTTCGCCTGCGACATCCCGCCGGACCAGATCGCCGGCATCGAGAAGAATGCCGCGTTCGAAGTGCAGGGCGGCACCATCCTCAATCACCGCCTGACCGTGTTCGACAAGAACCACGCCGTGCTCGCCAATCCGCTGGTGCGCCGCGCCTTCACCCATGCGATCGACCGCCAGGCGATCGTCGACAGCCTGTGGGCCGGCCGCACCCGCGTGCCGAAGGGCCTGCAGTGGGAGTTCTACGGCGACATGTTCAACGCCGACTGGAGCGTGCCGGCTTACGATCCGAAGCTCGCGCAGGATCTGCTCAAGCAGGCCAATTACAAGGGCGATCCGATCCCGTACCGGCTGCTCAACAACTACTACACCAACCAGGTCGCAACCGCGCAAATCCTGGTCGAGATGTGGAAGTCGGTCGGCCTCAACGTGCAGATCGAGACCAAGGAGAACTGGTCGCAGATCATGGAGCGGGCGCCGACCCGTGCGGTCCGCGACTGGTCGAACTCGGCCGCCTTCAACGATCCGGTCTCCTCGCTGGTCGCCCAGCACGGGCCGAACGGCCAGCAGCAGCAGATCGGCGAGTGGACCAATGCCGAGCTGAACACGCTCTCGGAATTCCTGGAGACGTCGACCGATCGCGCCGCGCGCAAGAAGGCGTTCCGCCGCATGCTGGAGATCGCCGAGCGCGAGGATCCCGCCTATACGGTGCTGCACCAGAACGCGACCTTCACGGCCAAGCCGAAATCGATCAAGTGGAAAGCCTCGCCCGCCTTCGCGATGGATTTCCGCGCCGGCAATTTCGAGGCCTGA
- a CDS encoding sugar phosphate isomerase/epimerase family protein produces MSKPVLGAALSIRSIPAHRDWLLERQRDLEIQDFFRADLLDGDWRSSAGEIKQMLAGHTGRLGIHGPFWGFKIDSHDPMIRQAVTKRLLQGLEAAEFLGATQMVIHSPFTTWDHNNLDLYPDNRANIVERVKATLAEVIARAETIGCEIVIENIEDKDPRDRVRLAKALESNKVRVSLDTGHANYAHISTGAPPVDYYVETAGDMLAHVHLQDTDGFADRHWAPGEGNIPWVAVFRALGRLTSNPRLILELRNHDDVRKGAAHLAALGLAE; encoded by the coding sequence ATGTCGAAGCCGGTGTTGGGCGCCGCATTGTCCATCAGATCGATCCCCGCGCATCGCGACTGGCTCCTCGAGCGGCAGCGCGATCTCGAGATCCAGGATTTTTTCCGCGCCGATCTGCTCGACGGCGACTGGCGTAGCTCGGCCGGCGAGATCAAGCAGATGCTTGCCGGTCACACCGGCCGGCTCGGCATTCACGGGCCGTTCTGGGGCTTCAAGATCGACAGCCACGACCCGATGATCCGCCAGGCCGTGACCAAGCGCCTGCTGCAGGGGCTGGAAGCCGCCGAGTTCCTCGGCGCGACGCAGATGGTGATCCATTCGCCGTTCACGACCTGGGACCACAACAATCTCGATCTCTATCCGGATAACCGCGCCAATATCGTCGAACGCGTCAAGGCGACGCTCGCCGAAGTGATCGCGCGCGCCGAGACGATCGGCTGTGAGATCGTGATCGAGAACATCGAGGACAAGGACCCGCGCGACCGCGTGCGCCTCGCCAAGGCGCTCGAAAGCAACAAGGTCCGCGTCTCGCTCGATACCGGTCACGCCAACTATGCCCACATCTCCACCGGCGCGCCGCCGGTCGACTATTACGTCGAGACCGCCGGCGACATGCTGGCGCATGTGCATCTCCAGGATACCGACGGCTTTGCCGACCGGCACTGGGCGCCGGGCGAAGGCAATATTCCGTGGGTCGCCGTGTTCCGCGCGCTGGGCCGGCTGACCTCCAACCCGCGGCTGATTCTCGAGCTCCGCAACCACGACGACGTCCGCAAGGGCGCTGCGCATCTCGCCGCGCTCGGTCTCGCCGAATAA
- a CDS encoding NAD(+) synthase has translation MTFHSIYAHGFARVAACVTTSHVADPAANAKAVLTAAHACHEQSVAVAVFPELCLSGYAIEDLVKQDPLLDAVERGLATIVEASAALMTVLIVGAPLRFGHRIYNCAVVIHRGNVLGVVPKSYLPTYREFYEGRHFASGAGIAGEAIAFGGLHAPFGVDLLFAAEDVPGLTIGVEICEDMWIPVTPASELALAGASVLINLSGSPITIGRARSRALLCQSTSARCLAAYVYSAAGAGESTTDLAWDGQTSIYENGVLLAEGERFRQGGQITYADVDLDLLRQERALMGTFDDNRRQREAFFRKVTFALKPPAADIGFLRKVERFPFVPSDESLLEQDCYEAYNIQVAGLVQRMRATGTKRVVIGVSGGLDSTHALIVAAKAVDLLGLPRENILAYTMPGFATGSESKTNALALMKALQTTGQELDIRTTATQMLKDIGHPFGKGEKVYDVTFENVQAGLRTDYLFRLANHHGGIVIGTGDLSELALGWCTYGVGDQMAHYNVNAGVPKTLIQHLIRWVIASKQFSGDVNRTLGSILAAEISPELVPVQPGEKPQSTEASVGPYELQDFNLFYTLRFGMRPSKIAFMALQAWRDVGKGEWPPAFPNDKRRAYDLPEIRRWLEVFLRRFFAFSQFKRSAMPNGPKVSAGGSLSPRGDWRAPSDSSAAAWLEDLERNVPN, from the coding sequence ATGACTTTCCACTCGATCTACGCTCATGGATTTGCGCGCGTGGCAGCCTGCGTGACCACCTCCCATGTCGCCGATCCCGCGGCCAACGCGAAGGCCGTCCTGACCGCCGCTCATGCCTGCCACGAGCAGTCGGTGGCAGTGGCCGTGTTTCCCGAGCTTTGCTTGTCCGGCTATGCGATCGAGGACCTCGTGAAGCAGGACCCGCTGCTCGATGCGGTCGAGCGCGGGCTTGCCACCATCGTCGAGGCCTCCGCCGCTCTGATGACCGTGCTGATTGTCGGTGCGCCGCTGCGCTTTGGTCACCGCATCTACAATTGCGCCGTCGTCATCCATCGCGGCAACGTCCTTGGCGTCGTGCCGAAATCTTACCTGCCGACCTACCGCGAGTTCTACGAGGGGCGCCATTTCGCCTCCGGCGCCGGCATCGCCGGCGAGGCCATTGCCTTTGGCGGTCTGCACGCGCCATTCGGCGTCGACCTGCTGTTCGCGGCCGAGGACGTCCCCGGCCTGACCATCGGCGTCGAGATCTGCGAGGACATGTGGATCCCGGTGACGCCGGCCTCGGAGCTCGCGCTGGCGGGCGCCAGCGTGCTGATCAATCTCTCGGGTAGCCCGATCACGATCGGCCGGGCCCGTTCGCGCGCGCTGCTGTGCCAATCGACTTCGGCGCGCTGTCTCGCGGCCTATGTCTATTCCGCCGCGGGGGCGGGGGAATCGACCACGGATCTCGCCTGGGACGGCCAGACCTCGATCTACGAGAACGGCGTGCTGCTGGCCGAAGGCGAGCGATTCCGCCAGGGCGGCCAGATCACCTATGCCGATGTCGACCTCGATCTGCTCCGGCAGGAGCGCGCGCTGATGGGCACGTTCGACGACAACCGCCGACAGCGCGAGGCGTTCTTCCGCAAGGTCACCTTCGCCCTGAAGCCGCCGGCCGCCGATATCGGATTCCTGCGCAAGGTCGAGCGTTTTCCGTTCGTGCCGAGCGACGAGAGCCTGCTCGAGCAGGATTGCTACGAGGCCTACAACATCCAGGTCGCCGGCCTCGTGCAGCGCATGCGCGCGACCGGCACCAAGCGCGTCGTGATCGGCGTCTCCGGCGGCCTCGACTCCACGCATGCGCTGATCGTCGCTGCCAAGGCGGTCGACCTGCTCGGCCTGCCGCGTGAAAACATTCTCGCCTACACCATGCCCGGCTTTGCCACCGGCAGCGAGAGCAAGACCAATGCGCTGGCGCTGATGAAGGCGTTGCAGACGACGGGTCAGGAGCTCGACATCCGCACCACGGCGACGCAGATGCTGAAGGACATCGGCCATCCCTTCGGCAAGGGCGAGAAGGTCTATGACGTCACCTTCGAGAACGTGCAGGCGGGCCTACGTACGGATTATCTGTTCCGCCTCGCCAACCATCACGGCGGCATCGTCATCGGAACCGGCGATCTCTCCGAGCTCGCGCTCGGCTGGTGCACCTATGGGGTCGGCGACCAGATGGCGCATTACAACGTCAATGCCGGCGTGCCGAAGACGCTGATCCAGCATCTGATCCGCTGGGTGATCGCCTCGAAGCAGTTCAGCGGCGACGTGAACCGGACATTGGGCTCGATCCTTGCCGCGGAAATCTCGCCAGAGCTGGTGCCCGTGCAGCCCGGCGAGAAGCCGCAAAGCACGGAAGCCTCCGTCGGCCCCTACGAGCTGCAGGATTTCAACCTGTTCTACACGCTCCGCTTCGGCATGCGGCCGTCCAAGATCGCCTTCATGGCGCTCCAGGCGTGGAGGGATGTCGGCAAGGGCGAATGGCCACCGGCGTTCCCGAACGACAAGCGCAGGGCCTACGATCTTCCCGAGATCCGGCGCTGGCTCGAGGTATTCCTGCGCCGCTTCTTCGCCTTCAGCCAGTTCAAGCGCTCGGCCATGCCGAACGGCCCGAAAGTGTCGGCCGGCGGCTCATTGTCGCCGCGCGGCGACTGGCGCGCGCCGTCCGATTCGAGCGCCGCGGCCTGGCTCGAGGATCTCGAGCGCAACGTGCCGAACTGA